A single genomic interval of Aegicerativicinus sediminis harbors:
- the radA gene encoding DNA repair protein RadA, translated as MAKTKTTFFCQNCGAQFSKWQGQCTSCRQWNTIVEEVIQKPQKSDWKSDVSNTKVSKPLKIDEIDGRLEARFPTSDNEYNRVLGGGIVPGSVILIGGEPGIGKSTLMLQLALKFPIKTLYVSGEESQKQIKMRAERISNKNNNCFILTETNTQNIFRQIEELEPDILIVDSIQTLHSDYIDSSAGSISQIKECASDLIRYAKETSTPVILIGHITKDGNIAGPKILEHMVDTVLQFEGDRNHVFRILRAQKNRFGSTSELGIYEMQGSGLREVSDPSDILLSRKEEDLSGSAVAATLEGMRPLMIEIQALVSTAVYGTPQRSATGFNAKRLNMLLAVLEKRAGFRLGTKDVFLNVTGGITVDDPAIDLAVIAAILSSNEDQPLPRDVCFAAEVGLSGEIRPVQRVEQRILEAEKLGFSKIFISKYSKFHSPKEGIQIIKLGRIEDLVNHLI; from the coding sequence ATGGCTAAAACCAAAACAACATTTTTTTGCCAAAATTGCGGAGCCCAATTTTCTAAATGGCAGGGTCAATGTACTTCTTGCCGTCAATGGAATACCATAGTGGAAGAGGTTATCCAAAAACCTCAAAAGTCTGATTGGAAATCTGATGTTTCCAACACAAAGGTTTCTAAACCTTTAAAAATTGACGAAATTGATGGTAGATTGGAGGCCCGTTTTCCAACTTCCGATAACGAATATAACAGAGTGCTCGGAGGAGGTATTGTGCCCGGTTCAGTTATTCTGATTGGTGGAGAGCCCGGTATTGGTAAAAGTACCTTAATGCTGCAATTAGCTCTAAAGTTTCCGATTAAAACCCTTTATGTTTCAGGTGAGGAAAGCCAAAAGCAGATTAAAATGCGAGCTGAACGGATTAGTAATAAAAACAATAACTGTTTTATTCTTACCGAAACAAATACTCAAAATATATTTAGACAAATTGAAGAATTAGAGCCAGATATTCTCATAGTTGATTCAATACAGACACTTCATAGCGACTATATAGATTCCTCTGCGGGAAGCATTTCTCAAATAAAAGAATGTGCATCAGATTTAATTCGGTATGCTAAGGAAACATCAACTCCTGTAATACTTATTGGCCATATAACTAAAGATGGCAATATTGCCGGACCGAAAATATTGGAACATATGGTTGATACAGTCTTGCAGTTTGAAGGGGATCGCAACCATGTGTTTAGGATTTTAAGGGCACAAAAAAACCGATTCGGATCTACTAGTGAATTAGGGATTTATGAAATGCAAGGTTCTGGTTTAAGAGAAGTAAGTGACCCTAGCGATATTTTATTATCGAGGAAAGAAGAAGATTTAAGCGGAAGTGCCGTGGCGGCAACCTTAGAAGGTATGCGGCCTTTAATGATTGAAATTCAGGCCCTGGTGAGCACTGCCGTATATGGCACGCCTCAGAGATCGGCCACCGGATTTAATGCAAAGCGCTTAAATATGTTGCTGGCCGTTTTAGAAAAACGCGCAGGTTTTCGTTTGGGTACTAAGGATGTTTTTCTTAATGTAACAGGAGGGATCACTGTAGACGACCCTGCAATTGACCTTGCAGTAATTGCTGCTATTTTATCTTCAAATGAGGATCAACCACTGCCGAGAGATGTTTGTTTTGCTGCAGAAGTTGGTCTTTCTGGTGAAATTAGACCTGTCCAAAGGGTTGAACAGCGAATTCTTGAGGCGGAGAAACTAGGGTTTTCAAAAATTTTCATTTCTAAATACAGTAAATTTCACTCCCCAAAAGAAGGTATTCAAATAATTAAACTAGGAAGGATCGAGGACCTAGTTAACCACTTGATTTAA
- a CDS encoding alpha/beta hydrolase-fold protein: MKRVASILLVFLFALTLNAQTVVESFKSRKMNSVRSLKIQLPENYDPDSGVQYPLVVVFDAEYLFEPVAGQIKFQKYFDEMPPVIIVGIVQGNERFYDSYFDEVSGLPFESGSRFYEFIGQELLPYLGEKYSIGPFKMAVGHNIMGNFINSFILKDDPIFSAYVNLSPDLNGAMGRNVAERLSYIKKDIFYYMATSDKDIPAIRKTILETNDELVAIDNDNFNYYFDDFKNESHYTLVTGAISRAFDQIFDLYKPISEKELVDKVKPYKGTLDQYLVGRYQKIKNLFGVVKEISEDEFQKMVSAAEDRNDLESLEQLGKLARKEFPDSMLGTYYLAQYYEKSGKPKKARKLYESALELESTPLINKEYIMSLVEKMEVVGQDDEIDEIDDENDN; this comes from the coding sequence ATGAAACGAGTTGCCTCAATTCTGCTTGTTTTTCTTTTTGCGTTAACATTGAATGCGCAAACAGTTGTCGAGAGTTTCAAGTCTCGAAAAATGAATTCCGTTCGAAGTTTAAAAATTCAACTTCCAGAAAACTACGATCCAGATTCAGGTGTACAGTATCCCTTGGTCGTTGTATTCGATGCGGAATATTTGTTTGAACCCGTTGCCGGACAGATTAAATTTCAAAAGTATTTCGATGAAATGCCTCCTGTTATTATAGTTGGTATTGTTCAAGGAAATGAACGATTCTATGATAGTTATTTTGATGAGGTTTCTGGATTGCCATTTGAGTCCGGCTCTAGATTTTATGAATTCATTGGGCAAGAATTATTACCTTATTTAGGTGAAAAATATTCAATCGGGCCATTTAAAATGGCTGTGGGTCATAACATAATGGGGAATTTCATCAACAGTTTTATATTGAAAGATGATCCCATATTTTCCGCTTATGTGAATTTAAGCCCTGATTTAAATGGTGCCATGGGCCGAAATGTTGCCGAACGTTTATCATATATCAAAAAAGACATCTTTTATTATATGGCAACAAGCGATAAGGATATACCAGCCATAAGAAAGACCATTCTTGAAACCAATGATGAGTTAGTTGCGATAGATAATGATAATTTTAATTATTATTTCGATGATTTTAAAAATGAATCGCACTACACCCTGGTTACAGGAGCTATCTCAAGAGCTTTCGATCAAATATTTGATTTGTATAAACCTATTTCGGAAAAGGAGTTAGTAGATAAGGTGAAACCTTACAAGGGAACTTTAGACCAATATTTAGTTGGCCGTTACCAAAAGATTAAGAATTTATTTGGGGTGGTTAAAGAAATTTCAGAAGATGAATTTCAAAAAATGGTAAGTGCTGCAGAAGATCGAAACGATTTGGAATCTCTTGAGCAACTTGGAAAATTGGCCAGGAAAGAATTTCCGGATTCAATGCTTGGTACCTATTATTTGGCACAGTATTACGAAAAATCAGGAAAGCCTAAAAAGGCAAGAAAATTATACGAATCAGCTCTCGAGTTAGAGTCTACCCCTTTAATTAACAAGGAATACATTATGTCTTTGGTTGAAAAAATGGAAGTTGTCGGTCAAGATGATGAGATTGATGAAATCGATGATGAAAACGACAATTAA
- the glmS gene encoding glutamine--fructose-6-phosphate transaminase (isomerizing), which produces MCGIVGYIGNREAYPIILNGLKRLEYRGYDSAGIALYDGNDIQLCKTKGKVADLETKFSAGISTNGSLGIGHTRWATHGVPNDVNSHPHYSNSGNLVIIHNGIIENYETIKQELIKRGYTFKSDTDTEVLVNLIEEVMNHEDTKLGKAVQIALNEVVGAYAIAVFDKRKPNEIVVAKLGSPLAIGLGNDEFFIASDASPFLEYTKTAIYLKDEEMAVIRLGRDVKIRKIKDDQLVDPYIQRLKLNLEQIEKGGYDHFMLKEIYEQPHAIKDTYRGRLLANKGIIKMSGVDDNLEKFMNAQRILIVACGTSWHAGLVAEYIFEDLARIPVEVEYASEFRYRNPIITEKDVVIAISQSGETADTLAAIKLAKSKGAFVFGVCNVVGSTIARETDAGAYTHAGPEIGVASTKAFTTQITVLTLIALKLAKLKGSLSQSDYHYHLQELELIPQKVEQALKSDVHIQMIAETYMNARNFLYLGRGYNFPVALEGALKLKEISYIHAEGYPAAEMKHGPIALIDENMPIVVIATKKGHYEKILSNIQEIKSRSGKIIGIVTEGDENVRDLADHVIEVPETVESLSPLLTTIPLQLLSYHIAVMLGKNVDQPRNLAKSVTVE; this is translated from the coding sequence ATGTGCGGCATTGTTGGCTATATTGGTAATAGAGAGGCTTATCCAATAATCCTAAATGGATTAAAAAGACTCGAATATCGCGGTTACGATAGTGCCGGCATTGCTCTATACGATGGTAATGATATTCAATTATGTAAGACCAAAGGTAAAGTAGCAGATCTTGAAACTAAATTTTCTGCAGGTATCTCTACCAATGGAAGTTTGGGTATCGGACATACCCGATGGGCGACACATGGAGTGCCTAATGATGTAAATTCGCATCCTCATTATTCCAACTCTGGAAATCTTGTAATAATCCATAATGGTATCATTGAAAATTATGAAACCATAAAACAGGAGCTTATTAAGCGCGGATATACTTTTAAGTCTGATACTGATACCGAAGTTTTGGTAAACCTTATTGAGGAAGTAATGAATCATGAGGACACTAAACTGGGAAAGGCGGTTCAAATTGCACTTAATGAGGTTGTTGGCGCCTATGCCATTGCCGTTTTTGACAAGCGCAAACCAAATGAAATCGTAGTAGCGAAATTGGGCAGTCCTCTTGCAATTGGTTTAGGCAATGATGAGTTCTTTATTGCGAGTGACGCCTCTCCTTTTTTGGAATATACCAAAACTGCCATTTACCTTAAGGATGAAGAAATGGCCGTTATTAGACTTGGCAGAGATGTAAAAATAAGGAAGATTAAGGATGATCAATTGGTTGACCCTTATATTCAAAGGTTAAAACTCAATTTAGAGCAGATTGAGAAGGGTGGCTACGACCATTTCATGCTTAAAGAAATTTATGAACAGCCTCATGCTATAAAAGATACTTATAGGGGTAGACTTTTGGCAAATAAAGGAATTATTAAAATGTCTGGCGTTGATGACAACCTTGAAAAGTTTATGAACGCACAGCGTATTTTAATTGTTGCCTGCGGGACCTCTTGGCATGCAGGTTTGGTTGCAGAGTACATCTTTGAAGATTTAGCAAGAATCCCGGTTGAAGTAGAATATGCATCAGAATTCCGATACCGCAACCCCATTATCACCGAAAAAGATGTTGTAATAGCAATTTCACAATCTGGCGAAACTGCTGATACTTTGGCGGCCATTAAATTAGCAAAGTCTAAAGGCGCTTTTGTTTTTGGAGTTTGTAATGTGGTGGGATCAACAATTGCGAGAGAAACTGATGCTGGCGCATATACCCATGCTGGACCTGAAATTGGTGTAGCTTCAACTAAAGCCTTTACGACTCAAATAACCGTACTTACCCTTATCGCCCTAAAGCTTGCGAAGTTAAAGGGTTCATTGTCCCAATCAGATTACCATTATCATTTACAAGAATTAGAGCTAATCCCTCAAAAGGTCGAGCAAGCATTAAAATCTGACGTACACATACAGATGATTGCTGAAACTTATATGAATGCAAGAAACTTTTTGTATTTGGGTAGAGGATACAATTTCCCAGTTGCTTTAGAAGGCGCATTGAAATTAAAAGAAATTTCATATATACATGCTGAAGGTTACCCCGCGGCAGAAATGAAACATGGACCCATTGCTCTTATTGACGAAAACATGCCAATTGTGGTAATTGCCACCAAAAAAGGTCATTACGAAAAAATATTAAGTAACATCCAAGAGATTAAATCTAGATCCGGAAAAATCATTGGCATTGTTACAGAGGGTGACGAAAATGTTAGGGATCTGGCTGACCATGTTATTGAAGTTCCCGAAACAGTTGAATCTCTGTCGCCTCTTTTAACTACAATCCCATTACAACTACTCTCTTACCATATAGCTGTAATGTTAGGCAAAAATGTAGACCAGCCTAGAAATTTGGCTAAATCGGTAACTGTTGAGTAA
- the panD gene encoding aspartate 1-decarboxylase: MQIQVVKSKIHRVKVTGADLNYIGSITIDEDLMDAANIIQGEKVQVVNNNNGERLETYVIPGKRNSGEITLNGAAARKVAVGDVLILITYAWMDIEEAKSFKPSLVFPNEETNLLN; encoded by the coding sequence ATGCAAATTCAAGTCGTAAAATCGAAAATACATAGAGTTAAGGTCACAGGGGCCGACCTCAATTATATTGGTAGCATAACCATAGATGAAGATCTCATGGATGCAGCTAATATTATACAAGGAGAAAAGGTGCAAGTTGTGAATAATAATAACGGGGAAAGATTAGAAACTTATGTTATCCCAGGTAAAAGAAATAGTGGTGAGATTACACTCAATGGTGCAGCTGCCCGAAAGGTGGCAGTTGGGGATGTACTCATTTTAATCACTTATGCCTGGATGGATATTGAAGAGGCAAAGTCGTTCAAACCTTCTTTGGTTTTCCCTAATGAAGAAACAAATCTTTTAAATTGA
- a CDS encoding alpha/beta hydrolase: MKKIYFFLVVLVSSLTYSQVINETFDSSKMMEKRGLKIQLPRNYKPDSKEVYPLVVVLDGDYLFEPVTGNVDYQSYWNDMPDCIVVGIQQSETRDLDFYYSEETDFPAHEGALFFEFIGMELIPYLEEKYRASDFRIAVGHDMGANFLNYYLFKEFPVFDAYIMLSPDFAPGIEPKLAERFSTLQHETFYYLATAEEDISRLKESIEKANKLFATVSNEKLHYKFDNFEDTNHYSLVGQGIPKALNSIFYLYKPISAKEYKEEMLTYSGSAMEYLLKKYEAIKGLYGFEKKVIENDLRAVAAAAKKKDDLETIKELSKLARKEYPDSMISAYYQGLYFEEEGNMKKALQYYQSGLLLEPSQFINKDILLDKIYDIQGSEGN, translated from the coding sequence ATGAAAAAGATTTACTTTTTTTTGGTGGTCTTAGTTTCCTCCCTAACCTACTCGCAAGTTATCAATGAGACCTTCGATTCCTCTAAAATGATGGAAAAGCGAGGGTTGAAAATTCAACTACCTAGAAATTATAAACCAGACAGCAAAGAAGTTTATCCCTTAGTGGTTGTTCTAGATGGAGACTATCTCTTTGAACCGGTTACGGGTAATGTGGATTATCAGTCTTATTGGAATGATATGCCAGACTGTATAGTGGTTGGTATTCAGCAATCTGAAACCAGGGATTTGGATTTTTATTATAGTGAGGAAACCGATTTTCCTGCTCATGAAGGTGCTTTGTTTTTTGAATTTATCGGCATGGAGCTTATTCCGTATTTGGAAGAAAAGTACCGCGCTTCAGATTTTAGAATAGCGGTCGGTCATGACATGGGAGCTAATTTTTTGAATTATTATCTTTTTAAAGAATTTCCAGTTTTTGACGCCTATATTATGCTTAGTCCAGATTTTGCTCCTGGAATAGAGCCGAAATTGGCTGAGCGATTCTCAACTTTACAACATGAAACATTTTATTATTTAGCTACGGCGGAAGAAGATATATCAAGATTAAAAGAATCCATTGAAAAGGCAAATAAGTTATTTGCTACTGTTTCTAATGAAAAATTGCATTATAAGTTCGACAACTTTGAAGATACTAACCATTATTCACTCGTGGGGCAAGGTATTCCCAAAGCCTTAAACTCCATTTTCTATCTCTATAAACCTATAAGTGCTAAAGAGTATAAGGAGGAAATGTTAACGTATTCTGGTAGCGCAATGGAATATCTGTTGAAAAAGTATGAGGCTATTAAAGGGCTTTATGGTTTCGAGAAGAAGGTTATTGAAAATGATTTGAGAGCTGTAGCGGCTGCCGCCAAAAAGAAAGATGATTTAGAAACAATTAAAGAACTTTCAAAATTAGCACGTAAGGAATATCCCGATTCTATGATTAGTGCTTATTACCAAGGACTATATTTTGAAGAAGAGGGAAATATGAAAAAAGCCCTTCAATACTACCAATCAGGATTATTATTGGAACCTTCCCAGTTTATAAATAAGGATATTTTGTTGGATAAAATTTACGATATCCAGGGCTCTGAAGGAAACTAA
- a CDS encoding glycogen/starch synthase, protein MKDKRILYVSSEVVPYLPETEISSMSFEAPRMVNKQGGQIRIFMPRYGNINERRHQLHEVIRLSGINLVINDLDMPLIIKVASIPKERIQVYFIDNEEYFKRKATLTDEEGKLYPDNDERAIFFAKGVIETVKKLNWAPDIIHVNGWLASLLPLYLKEYYKTEPLFTESKIVTSVYNDGFEGTLDKNMIKKVLFDGVEEDLVKPLEEPNYVNLMKVAINNSDAVIKGSSELPEELESYLGTISQPVLDYFSPEEFPEPYTEFYQSEVLN, encoded by the coding sequence ATGAAAGATAAGAGAATTTTGTATGTGTCATCTGAGGTGGTGCCATATTTACCAGAGACTGAAATTTCGTCAATGTCTTTTGAGGCACCCCGAATGGTCAATAAACAAGGGGGACAAATACGAATTTTCATGCCACGGTATGGTAACATTAACGAACGACGTCATCAACTTCATGAAGTAATAAGATTATCAGGTATCAATTTGGTGATTAACGATCTAGATATGCCCTTAATCATTAAAGTAGCCTCAATTCCAAAGGAACGGATTCAGGTTTATTTTATTGATAATGAGGAATATTTTAAAAGAAAGGCTACCCTAACTGATGAAGAAGGAAAGTTGTACCCCGACAATGATGAAAGGGCAATATTTTTCGCAAAAGGGGTTATCGAGACTGTTAAAAAACTGAATTGGGCACCAGACATTATCCACGTAAATGGGTGGTTGGCTTCTCTCCTACCACTTTATTTAAAAGAATATTATAAAACAGAGCCACTTTTTACAGAAAGCAAAATTGTTACATCTGTATACAATGACGGCTTCGAAGGTACGTTAGATAAAAATATGATTAAAAAGGTACTCTTTGATGGTGTTGAGGAAGATTTGGTAAAGCCCTTGGAAGAACCAAATTATGTAAACTTAATGAAGGTGGCTATCAACAATTCAGATGCCGTTATTAAGGGGTCATCGGAACTACCTGAAGAATTAGAATCTTACCTTGGCACCATAAGTCAACCGGTTTTAGATTATTTTTCTCCAGAAGAATTTCCAGAACCTTATACCGAATTCTACCAATCTGAGGTACTTAACTAG
- a CDS encoding DUF4270 domain-containing protein — MRRLQKAISFLSMGIMAISIFVSCDKDFATIDSDLINEDTFNFDTDKDVLNVKAYNRSFDNKPVQTNTLPYNLLGYFVDPVFGSSEAGFVTQITPASYNPIFGENVEIDSVILTLPYFSTIIGTEEDGSLFRLDSVYGSEPIKISIYENAYFLRNIDPNGENIDTPQKYYSNASDGYSQIPVELLQSAEIYDTIGFKPQETEIRFRDTVGAVVDRLNPAMRVHLETGFWKNKIIDKQGDPVLSNASNFRNYFRGLYFKAESINNEGTLISLNLASSGTGITIYYKRDPAEDGAERISASFDLNFTGTRFNVLSPIETPIPSDEINGDDRLYLKGGQGSMAVIELFGGENEDDIPELNEFESYRREFSEVDADGEFVRAKKIINEANLVFYVDEDVDQTYISDRIYLYDLENNVPLIDFSTDYSGGTSPLTYRSIHLGPLQREGEELDGKGIKYKVRITDHVRNLLLGNGENIKLGLTVSSNLRIDDIFDSQNTSGRAPADVLNDPSNGGLAISSILTPKNVVLHGSTESNGVKKLELEIYYTDPEVNY; from the coding sequence ATGAGAAGACTCCAAAAAGCCATTTCATTCCTAAGTATGGGCATAATGGCAATAAGCATCTTTGTATCCTGTGACAAAGATTTTGCAACGATAGATTCAGACTTGATAAATGAAGATACATTCAACTTTGATACTGACAAGGATGTTTTAAACGTCAAAGCCTACAACCGAAGTTTTGATAATAAACCTGTTCAAACTAACACCTTACCATATAATTTATTGGGCTATTTTGTGGATCCTGTTTTTGGGTCTTCAGAAGCTGGGTTTGTTACTCAAATTACTCCCGCAAGCTACAATCCAATATTTGGCGAAAATGTAGAAATTGATTCTGTCATCCTAACCCTGCCATATTTTAGCACTATAATTGGCACCGAGGAGGATGGATCTCTGTTTCGTTTAGATTCGGTTTATGGATCTGAACCCATTAAAATCTCCATTTATGAAAACGCATATTTTCTAAGGAATATTGATCCAAATGGTGAAAATATAGATACTCCCCAGAAGTATTATTCTAATGCTTCTGATGGTTATTCTCAAATCCCAGTCGAATTACTGCAGTCTGCAGAAATTTATGATACTATTGGCTTTAAACCACAAGAAACTGAAATTAGATTTAGGGATACTGTTGGGGCCGTAGTGGATAGATTAAATCCTGCAATGAGGGTTCATCTAGAAACAGGTTTTTGGAAAAACAAAATCATTGACAAGCAAGGAGATCCGGTCCTTTCAAATGCCAGTAATTTTAGAAATTATTTTAGAGGACTTTATTTTAAGGCTGAATCTATTAATAATGAAGGAACTTTAATCAGTTTAAATCTTGCAAGTTCCGGTACGGGTATAACAATTTATTACAAAAGAGACCCTGCTGAAGATGGAGCTGAGAGAATTTCAGCAAGCTTTGATTTAAATTTCACAGGCACCAGATTTAATGTATTAAGTCCGATTGAAACACCAATTCCTTCAGATGAAATTAATGGTGATGATCGCTTATACCTAAAAGGTGGACAAGGTTCTATGGCGGTGATTGAATTATTTGGGGGAGAAAATGAAGATGACATACCGGAATTAAACGAATTTGAATCTTACAGAAGAGAATTCTCTGAAGTAGATGCTGATGGTGAATTTGTTAGAGCCAAAAAAATAATAAATGAAGCTAATTTGGTTTTTTATGTAGATGAGGATGTAGACCAAACTTATATTTCAGATCGTATCTACCTTTACGATCTTGAAAACAACGTACCTTTAATTGATTTTTCAACTGATTATTCTGGAGGCACCAGCCCTCTTACCTATAGGTCAATTCATTTAGGGCCACTACAAAGGGAAGGAGAAGAATTAGACGGTAAGGGTATAAAATATAAAGTGAGAATTACAGATCATGTAAGGAATTTATTGCTCGGCAATGGGGAAAATATTAAACTTGGCCTTACAGTTTCAAGTAATTTAAGGATAGACGATATTTTTGATTCTCAAAACACTAGTGGTAGAGCCCCGGCAGATGTATTAAATGACCCATCAAATGGCGGTCTTGCTATTAGCTCTATTCTTACACCTAAAAATGTTGTTTTGCATGGAAGCACTGAATCTAATGGTGTAAAAAAATTGGAGCTTGAAATATATTATACAGACCCTGAAGTAAATTATTAA
- a CDS encoding lysylphosphatidylglycerol synthase transmembrane domain-containing protein: MKNKTKGTLKIVVPVILAIAFGIFTFKKLPVDEMVPYFKSANYLWIGVGTFLGLLSHLSRAYRWQYLLEPLGYKIKLPNSIMAVFIAYLANYGIPRSGEILRATVATNYENIPFEKGFGTIIAERVADVVVMFAIIGITLLMQFQFIYNLLINAIGGGKLIVFGVVGFVLAMILYFILRKSQSSFIIKVRTFVKGLVEGITSILKLRRKWQFIFHTLFIWGMYLSMFYVTTFAIPELEWLPIGAILVAFISASFTIAATNGGIFVYPLAVMAAFSLFNLPEDPSYAFGWVMWTSQTILIIILGSLSFLLLPLYNKNKLAIG, encoded by the coding sequence TTGAAAAATAAAACCAAGGGCACTCTTAAAATTGTGGTTCCTGTAATACTAGCCATTGCCTTTGGTATTTTCACATTTAAAAAATTGCCTGTAGATGAGATGGTGCCTTATTTTAAGTCCGCCAATTATTTATGGATAGGTGTTGGAACTTTTTTAGGGCTTCTCAGTCACCTATCACGGGCATATAGATGGCAGTATCTCCTAGAACCATTGGGATATAAGATTAAACTTCCAAATAGTATAATGGCTGTATTCATAGCCTATTTGGCAAATTATGGAATTCCGAGATCTGGTGAAATACTTAGGGCTACGGTAGCAACCAATTATGAAAATATACCGTTTGAAAAAGGATTCGGCACTATTATCGCTGAGCGTGTGGCCGATGTTGTTGTAATGTTTGCCATTATTGGAATAACCTTGCTGATGCAATTTCAATTCATTTATAATTTATTAATAAATGCAATCGGCGGAGGAAAGTTAATTGTTTTTGGGGTCGTTGGCTTTGTCCTTGCTATGATTTTGTATTTTATATTGAGGAAATCCCAATCATCTTTTATTATTAAAGTTAGAACCTTTGTTAAAGGTTTGGTTGAGGGAATTACCAGCATTCTCAAATTAAGACGGAAGTGGCAATTTATTTTTCATACCCTCTTTATTTGGGGAATGTATCTTTCAATGTTTTATGTAACGACTTTTGCAATTCCTGAATTGGAGTGGTTGCCAATTGGTGCAATTTTGGTTGCATTTATTTCAGCAAGTTTTACAATTGCCGCTACAAATGGAGGTATTTTTGTTTATCCCCTGGCCGTAATGGCCGCATTTTCCCTATTTAATCTTCCGGAAGATCCTAGTTATGCCTTTGGATGGGTTATGTGGACAAGCCAAACTATACTTATAATAATTTTAGGAAGTTTATCGTTTCTACTTTTGCCGCTATATAATAAAAATAAATTGGCAATAGGTTGA
- the panC gene encoding pantoate--beta-alanine ligase, giving the protein MKIYTTKKEIAPIIEGLRKKQLTIGLVPTMGALHQGHISLVKTALEETDQVIASIFVNPTQFNNQDDLDKYPRPFEQDIQMLKRISENIIVYAPTPEDIYDGTVKSENYEFDGLENPMEGKFRKGHFDGVGSIVRRLFETLKPSVAYFGEKDYQQLLVIKKLVEKLRIPVEIKGCPILRESDGLAMSSRNGRLSKIDRDAAPFIFKTLNTAKKMFGIKSATKVMEWVTKQFAAHPLLKLEYFQIADSATLEPINRKSKTKTYRAFIAVYAGDVRLIDNIALN; this is encoded by the coding sequence TTGAAAATCTATACAACAAAAAAGGAGATTGCACCAATTATTGAGGGCCTCAGAAAGAAGCAATTAACTATTGGGTTAGTGCCTACTATGGGGGCGTTACACCAAGGCCACATTTCATTGGTAAAGACTGCTTTAGAGGAGACGGATCAAGTAATCGCAAGTATTTTTGTTAATCCTACCCAGTTCAACAACCAGGACGATTTAGATAAATATCCCCGTCCTTTTGAACAAGATATTCAAATGTTGAAGCGTATTTCAGAGAATATTATTGTTTATGCACCAACACCTGAAGATATTTATGATGGTACCGTAAAATCTGAAAATTATGAATTTGACGGTTTAGAAAATCCTATGGAAGGAAAGTTCAGAAAGGGACATTTTGACGGGGTTGGGTCTATTGTTAGGCGCCTATTCGAAACATTAAAACCAAGTGTTGCTTATTTTGGAGAGAAAGATTATCAGCAACTATTGGTAATAAAAAAATTGGTTGAAAAACTTCGAATACCAGTAGAAATTAAGGGTTGTCCGATTTTGAGAGAATCCGATGGTTTAGCCATGAGTTCGAGAAACGGGAGGCTTTCAAAAATCGATCGAGATGCGGCTCCCTTTATCTTCAAAACCCTAAATACTGCCAAAAAAATGTTTGGCATAAAAAGTGCGACAAAGGTGATGGAGTGGGTAACCAAGCAATTTGCGGCACATCCATTGTTGAAATTGGAGTATTTCCAAATTGCAGATTCGGCTACCTTAGAACCAATTAATCGAAAATCAAAAACCAAAACGTATAGGGCATTTATTGCTGTCTATGCAGGCGATGTTAGGTTAATAGATAATATCGCCCTCAATTAA